TTAAATAACTTTTGCAAAATCGCAGAGCAGCGAGGATAATGGAGGATTTTTTTCATGCAGAACACGAATACAATAATTAAAAAACTAGATATGTACATTCCGGCAGCTAAGATTTTTCAAGTACTGCCTTCCGAAGAAAATGCGATTTTTCTCGATTCTTCTCTTGTAAATGAGCTTGGTCACTATTCCATCATCGGCCGCAAACCTTATCTGAAGCTTGAAAAACGTGAAGATCGTTTTTATATTAATGATACAGAAGAAACCTCGATTTCTTTCGAAAATTATCTGAGATCTTATCTGGATAAACAGAAAACTGCGAATTCTTCCCACCTGCCACTTGCGTCAGGTGCACTTGGATATTTTTCTTACGAATATGGCCGTAGGCTCATGGGAATTCCATCTTCCCACAAAGACACAATCTCTATTCCAGATGCAGTACTCATATTTTACGATGCATTTATTATTGAAGATTGTCACAAAAAAGAGAGTTACCTCATTACCAATGGAATTACCGAACCTGCTGATATACTTTTAAAAAAATTGGAAGATGCCATTTTAAAAACAAGTGACAGTGAACCTGTAAAGCCTGTCAAAGAAAAATATCCGATCCAGGTTCATGCAAACTTTGAAAAAGAGGATTACAAAAAATCAATCAGCGATATGATCCACTACATTTACGAAGGAGACATTTATATCGCCAACATGACACAGCAACTGACGATTGAAAGCAAAAAAGCACCACAGGATGTATTTTACAATCTCCGTAAAAATAACCCTTCTCCCTTTGGCGGCTATTTGGATTTTGATCATTATCAGATTGTATGTGCTTCACCGGAGCGTTTTCTAAAACTCACTGACGGTCATGTAGAGACAAGACCGATCAAAGGGACCCGCAAAAGAGGAGAAACCGAAAAAGAGGATCTGCGTTTGCGAAAGGAACTGGAAAACTCTGAAAAAGATAAAAGTGAACTTCTTATGATTGTCGATCTGGAACGAAATGATCTGAATAAAATCTGCAGAAGTGGCAGCGTGAAAGTAACTGATTTATTTACCATCGAAGAATACGCAACAGTCTTTCATCTCGTATCCAGGATTGAAGGTGATCTGGCGGACGAGAAAAACTTTGCCGATCTTCTTATGGCGACATTTCCAGGTGGTTCTATTACTGGTGCACCAAAGTACCGCGCCATGGAAGTGATTGACGAACTGGAACATGGAAAGCGAAATCTTTACACCGGCTCGATTGGTTATCTTTCTCTGGATGGAAACTGTGATTTTAACATTGTCATCCGGACTGTCTTGCACGTGGATGGTCACTATCACTTAGGTGTCGGCGGCGGCATTACAGCGGAATCGGAGACAGAATTTGAATACGAAGAAACATTGCAGAAGGCAAAAGCTATCCTTGATGCCCTGCAGTAATATGGAAATGATAATACGAAAGGAAACTAACATGAATCTGCATATAGATGACGGAGTACAATTCGGACTGGGTGCCTTTGAGACGATCGCAGTGGAGAAAAACAAACCTGTT
The sequence above is drawn from the Anaerostipes hadrus ATCC 29173 = JCM 17467 genome and encodes:
- the pabB gene encoding aminodeoxychorismate synthase component I, whose protein sequence is MQNTNTIIKKLDMYIPAAKIFQVLPSEENAIFLDSSLVNELGHYSIIGRKPYLKLEKREDRFYINDTEETSISFENYLRSYLDKQKTANSSHLPLASGALGYFSYEYGRRLMGIPSSHKDTISIPDAVLIFYDAFIIEDCHKKESYLITNGITEPADILLKKLEDAILKTSDSEPVKPVKEKYPIQVHANFEKEDYKKSISDMIHYIYEGDIYIANMTQQLTIESKKAPQDVFYNLRKNNPSPFGGYLDFDHYQIVCASPERFLKLTDGHVETRPIKGTRKRGETEKEDLRLRKELENSEKDKSELLMIVDLERNDLNKICRSGSVKVTDLFTIEEYATVFHLVSRIEGDLADEKNFADLLMATFPGGSITGAPKYRAMEVIDELEHGKRNLYTGSIGYLSLDGNCDFNIVIRTVLHVDGHYHLGVGGGITAESETEFEYEETLQKAKAILDALQ